In the Thermus antranikianii DSM 12462 genome, CTGGGTACCCCGGTGATCCGCCCTCCCTGGAAGGCGAGGCCTTGGGGGAGCCTGCCCTCGAGGCTAAAGGAATAAGGCCGCACCCCGCCTTCGGCGCTGAAGGTGACGGCGTAGGCCTCCCCCAGGTAGGCGGGAGGAAGGCTGGTGCTGGCGAGGCGCAAGGGCTCCATCCCTGCCCCCGTGGGGTCTTGCGTGCCGCAGGCGCTCAGGAGGAGGAACAGGGCCCATAGCCTCTGCACGGCTCCAGTCTAGCGGGTATAGTTGAAGGCATGATTAAGCCGGACTGGTGGATCCGGGAGATGGCCAAAAAGGGAATGATTGAGCCCTTTGAGGAAAGGCTGGTACGGGAAGGGGTGATCAGCTACGGGCTTTCCAGCTTCGGCTACGACCTCCGCGCCGCCCCGGAGTGGAGGATCTTTACCAACGTCTTCTCCACGGTGGTGGATCCCAAGGGCTTTGACCCCAAAAGCTTCGTGGAGTACGAGGGTGAGGAGGTCATCATCCCCCCCAACTCCTTCGCCCTCACCCGGAGCATCGAGTACATCCGCATGCCGGAGAATGTGATCGCCATCGCCCTGGGCAAAAGCACCTACGCCCGTTGCGGCATCGTGGCCAACGTGACCCCTTTAGAACCCGGCTGGGAAGGGCACGTCACCCTGGAGATCTCCAACACCACCCCCCTGCCCGCCAAGGTCTACGCCAACGAGGGCATCGTACAGATCATCTTCCTCGAGGGCCCACGGCCCGAAACCACCTATAAGGACCGCCGGGGCAAGTACCAAGGGCAGAAGGGCATCACCCTGCCCCGGGTGTAGGCTATGAAGGTACGCCCCTTCTCCCTCGCCTTTCTCCCCATGGGCGCCTGCAAGGGTGAGAGCATGCGACCCCTTCCCTACCTTTTGGAAACGCCGGTCCGTTCCCTCGAGATGGAAGCGCCAAGGCGCCTCGCCCCCACGGAGGGCTTGGGCGCCACGGGGGAACGGAACATCCTCAGCGTGGAGATCCTGGTCAAGAAATGATCCCCGAAGGCACCCGCTTTCTGCTCCCCCCCGAGGCCCGGCTCAAGGCCGAGCTCATGGCCCGGCTACGGGATCTCTTCCTCCGCCATGGGTATGAGCCTGTGGAACTCCCAGCCCTCGAGGTCTATGACCCCTCCCATCCCCTGGCGGAACGGGCCTTCAAGCTGGTGGACAAAACCGGGGAGGTGCTTACCCTAAGGAGCGAGTTCACCACCCTTCTGGCCAAGCTCTTGAGGCCCCACCTGGGGGAAGGGGTGGCCCGCTTCCAGTACGCCGGAGCCCTTTGGCTTAGGGAAGGGGATGCGGAACTTGGTCGCTACCGGGAGTACACCCAGGTGGGGCTGGAACTCATCGGGGCCACGGGCCCCCTGGCGGATGCCGAGATCCTTTCCCTGGCCTTTTCCGCCCTCGAGGCCCTCGGCCTTGAAGGGGAGGTGGAGGTGGGCCTCCCCAGCCTGGTGGGGGAGGTGCTCAAGGCCTCGGGCCTGCCGGAGGAGGCCCGCAAGGAGGCCCAAAGGGCCATCCATCGCAAGAACCTACCCGAGCTCACCGAGCTCCTCTCCCGCCACCCGGTTTCCCCTGAGGCCAGGCGTACCCTCCTGGCCCTCCCCGACCTCTACGGGGGCATGGAGGTGCTGGCCGAGGCCAAGAGCCTCCCCCTCCCCGAAAGAGCCAGGAAGGCCCTGGAGGATCTGGAAAAGACCCTGGAACTTCTGGAAAGGCCCGTGCTTTTGGACCTGGGCATGGCCCGGCGCTACGAGTACTACTCGGGGGTCTTCTTCCGCGCCTACACCCCTGGGTTCGGCCTGCCCCTTTTAGGAGGCGGCCGGTACGACGGGGCCCTCCTCCCCAAGGCGGCGGGGTTCGCTATAGGGGTAGAGCGGGCCCTGGAGGCCCTAAAACCCCCCAAGGTGGACGTAAGCCCCGAGGTTTTGGCCCTGGACCTAAAGGCCCTTCGCCGTTTCGCCCAGGAGAAGCGGGTAGAGCTCTTCCACGGGGAAGACCCCGTGGCCTACGCCAAGGCCCGGGGCATTCCCTACCTGGCCCAAGGGGAGCGCATCTGGAGGGTGGAGGAGGCATGAAGCGCTTTGCCCTTACCATTGCCCTGCCCAAGGGGCGAATGTTTCAGGAAGCCTACGAGGCCTTAAGGAAAGCGGGGCTGGAACTCCCCCCCATAGAGAACGAGCGGGCCCTCCTCCACGGGGAAGAAGGAGGAATCGCCCTCCTGGAGCTTCGCAACAAGGATGTGCCCGTGTATGTGGATCTGGGGATCGCCGAGGTGGGGGTGGTGGGCAAGGATGTGCTTTTGGACTCGGGCCGGGACCTTTTCGAGCCGGTGGACCTGGGCTTCGGAGCCTGCCGCCTTTCCCTCATCCGACGCCCCGGCGATACCTCCCCCATCCGGCGCATCGCCACCAAGTATCCCCTCTTCACCACCCGGCTCCTGAAGGAACGGGGCTGGGTGGCGGATGTGGTGGAGCTATCCGGCAACATCGAGCTGGCCGCGGTCACGGGCCTGGCGGATGCGGTGGTGGACGTGGTCCAGACCGGGGCTACCCTTAGGGCAGCGGGCCTTGTGGAGGTGGAGGTCCTGGCCCATTCCACCGCCCGCCTCATCGTGAACCGCCAGGCCTTGAAGCTTAAACGCTCGCTTTTAAAGCCCCTGATCGCTAAGCTGAGAAACCGTGACGGAGGCCCGTAGACGCCGCATAGAGGAGGTCCTTAAAAAGCGCCAGCCCGACCTCACCGTCTTACTGGAAAACGTGCACAAGCCCCACAACCTCTCGGCCATCCTGAGGACCTGCGACGCGGTAGGGGTCCTCGAGGCCCATGCGGTAAACCCCACCGGGGGCGTGCCCACCTTCAACGAGACCAGCGGGGGAAGCCATAAGTGGGTCTACCTGCGGGTGCACCCCGACATCCAGACGGCGATCGCCCACCTGAGAGAGCGGGGCTTTCG is a window encoding:
- the dcd gene encoding dCTP deaminase; amino-acid sequence: MIKPDWWIREMAKKGMIEPFEERLVREGVISYGLSSFGYDLRAAPEWRIFTNVFSTVVDPKGFDPKSFVEYEGEEVIIPPNSFALTRSIEYIRMPENVIAIALGKSTYARCGIVANVTPLEPGWEGHVTLEISNTTPLPAKVYANEGIVQIIFLEGPRPETTYKDRRGKYQGQKGITLPRV
- a CDS encoding ATP phosphoribosyltransferase regulatory subunit yields the protein MIPEGTRFLLPPEARLKAELMARLRDLFLRHGYEPVELPALEVYDPSHPLAERAFKLVDKTGEVLTLRSEFTTLLAKLLRPHLGEGVARFQYAGALWLREGDAELGRYREYTQVGLELIGATGPLADAEILSLAFSALEALGLEGEVEVGLPSLVGEVLKASGLPEEARKEAQRAIHRKNLPELTELLSRHPVSPEARRTLLALPDLYGGMEVLAEAKSLPLPERARKALEDLEKTLELLERPVLLDLGMARRYEYYSGVFFRAYTPGFGLPLLGGGRYDGALLPKAAGFAIGVERALEALKPPKVDVSPEVLALDLKALRRFAQEKRVELFHGEDPVAYAKARGIPYLAQGERIWRVEEA
- the hisG gene encoding ATP phosphoribosyltransferase codes for the protein MKRFALTIALPKGRMFQEAYEALRKAGLELPPIENERALLHGEEGGIALLELRNKDVPVYVDLGIAEVGVVGKDVLLDSGRDLFEPVDLGFGACRLSLIRRPGDTSPIRRIATKYPLFTTRLLKERGWVADVVELSGNIELAAVTGLADAVVDVVQTGATLRAAGLVEVEVLAHSTARLIVNRQALKLKRSLLKPLIAKLRNRDGGP